TTTTTTTTTAACACTCAAAATTATAAAAAAATCGAAAAAACATTTTGCGCAACCAAAAAGTTGCGTATATTTGCAACTGATTAGTTGCTTATTTATTTTATTAAAATGAAACGAGATATTTTTCAGGCTATTGCCGATCCGACCCGCAGAGCAATTCTGGTTTTGATTTCTTCAAGTGCGTTAACTCCAAATGCAATTGCAGAACAATTTCAAACTACCAGACAAGCGGTTTCTAAACACATTAAAATACTAAGTGAATGTGATTTACTACAAGAAAAAAAAGTAGGAAGAGAAATTTATTATCAACTAAAAATCGATAAAATGAAAGAAATAGATCACTGGCTGGAACAATTCAAGAAAATATGGGAAAGCCGATTTAGTCAATTAGACCAAGTATTATTGAATTTAAAATCTAAAGAAAATGAAATCTAATCTGTTAATGAATTTTTCCATAGATAAGGAAAATAAAACTGTAAATGTAAAACGCGAATTCAACGCGTCATTGTCTAATGTATGGTCGGCTTGGACAGAAGCTGAAATCCTAGATCAATGGTGGGCGCCGGCTCCTATGAAATCCAAAACGAAAAGTATGGAATTTAAGGAAGGAGGCAGAAGACTTTACGCCATGATTGCCCCTGACGGCATTGAACGCTGGAGTACTTTTGATTATTCTTCGATTTCACCTAAAACAAATTTCAAATACGCTGCTACTTTTTGTGACGCTGATGGAAATCCAAATTCAGAATTTGGAAGTTCTTATTGGGATATAACATTCTCTGAGCAAGGAGATTCAACTTTTGTCGATATTGTGATTACAAGAGACAGTTTGGAAGAATTAGAAAAAATAGTCGAAATGGGCTTCAAACAAGGATTTACAGCGGCTATGGAAAGTTTGGATAAAATCTTTGAAACAAGAAAGTAAAACACACATTATCATATAATTAAATAAATTATTAACGACTAAAAAACCGAACGAAAATGAAATCAAATTTGTTAATGAATTTTACTGTTGATAAGGAAAATAAGGCCGTAAATGTGAAACGCGAATTCAACGCGTCATTATCCAATGTTTGGTCGGCATGGACAGAAGCAGAAATTCTCGATCAATGGTGGGCACCTGCTCCGTGGAAATCAAAAACTAAAAGCATAGAATTTAAAGAAGGCGGAAGAAGACTTTACGCAATGGTTGGACCTGAAGGTGAAGAACATTGGGCAATTGCCGATTATACTTCGATAAACCCAAAAACAAATATCAAATGGCTGGATGCTTTTTCCGACAGCAACGGAAATTTAAACAAAGAATTTCCGCGTTCTGACTGGGATATTACTTTCTCAGAAAAAGACAATTCAACTTTTGTTGATATAGTTATTAAACATGAAAAACTTTCTGATCTTGAAATGATTATTCAAATGGGATTCAAAGAAGGTTTCACAATTGCAATGGAAGGTTTGGACGCTATTTTTGCCAAACAAACAAAATAGTGCAGTACCAGATAAAAGCCAAGGCAAAAAAGCAAAGTGAACTAGTATTAAATTCGTATTTTCGTTTAATAATCACTTTTATTCTATTAAAATGAATCGTCTTTTTGCCCTGGCTTTCTTATTTTTAATTTCGATTACAGCTTTCAGTCAAAACAAAAAATCTAAAACAACCGAAACCACAAAACCTTTTGTTTTAGGTATAATCGATGAAATTCAGTCCAAAGAATTGGGCGAAAACAGAATCCTAAACATTTATCTTCCTGAAGATTATAATCCGGCGGATGCTGTAAAATATCCTGTTATTTATTTACTAGATGGTTCTGCCGATGAAGATTTTATTCATATTGCTGGATTGGTTCAGTTTAATAGTTTCGAATGGATCAATCAAGTTCCAAAATCAATTGTGATAGGAATTGCAACTGTCGACAGAAAAAGAGACTTTACCTTCCCTACTACGCTTGAAAAGGACAAAACCCGTTTTCCAACAACAGGGCACTCCGATACATTTATCTCATTTATCGAAAAAGAATTACAACCTTTCATTGAAAAAAAATACAAAACAACTGAATCTAAAATGCTTATCGGACAGTCTCTTGGTGGATTGTTGGGCTCAGAAATTCTGCTTAAAAAACCTTCTCTTTTCAATAAATATGTGATTGTAAGTCCAAGTATTTGGTGGGATAATGGTTCTATACTCAACTTAGATGCAGCAATTCTTCAGGAAAATTTTAAACAGCCTACAGAAGTATATATCGCAGTTGGCAAAGAAGGTTTAACGCCAACCGAAATTCCTAGAGTAATGGAAGTTGATGCAAATTTATTAGCTGAAAAAGTACAAGCGTCTAAAAGCAAAAATATCAAAGTTTATTTCGACTATTTTCCGAATGAAAACCATGGATCAGCTCTGCATCAAGCCGTTTCAAAT
This is a stretch of genomic DNA from Flavobacterium endoglycinae. It encodes these proteins:
- a CDS encoding SRPBCC family protein, which translates into the protein MKSNLLMNFSIDKENKTVNVKREFNASLSNVWSAWTEAEILDQWWAPAPMKSKTKSMEFKEGGRRLYAMIAPDGIERWSTFDYSSISPKTNFKYAATFCDADGNPNSEFGSSYWDITFSEQGDSTFVDIVITRDSLEELEKIVEMGFKQGFTAAMESLDKIFETRK
- a CDS encoding SRPBCC family protein gives rise to the protein MKSNLLMNFTVDKENKAVNVKREFNASLSNVWSAWTEAEILDQWWAPAPWKSKTKSIEFKEGGRRLYAMVGPEGEEHWAIADYTSINPKTNIKWLDAFSDSNGNLNKEFPRSDWDITFSEKDNSTFVDIVIKHEKLSDLEMIIQMGFKEGFTIAMEGLDAIFAKQTK
- a CDS encoding alpha/beta hydrolase, translated to MNRLFALAFLFLISITAFSQNKKSKTTETTKPFVLGIIDEIQSKELGENRILNIYLPEDYNPADAVKYPVIYLLDGSADEDFIHIAGLVQFNSFEWINQVPKSIVIGIATVDRKRDFTFPTTLEKDKTRFPTTGHSDTFISFIEKELQPFIEKKYKTTESKMLIGQSLGGLLGSEILLKKPSLFNKYVIVSPSIWWDNGSILNLDAAILQENFKQPTEVYIAVGKEGLTPTEIPRVMEVDANLLAEKVQASKSKNIKVYFDYFPNENHGSALHQAVSNSFKFFYPQLENK
- a CDS encoding ArsR/SmtB family transcription factor; this translates as MKRDIFQAIADPTRRAILVLISSSALTPNAIAEQFQTTRQAVSKHIKILSECDLLQEKKVGREIYYQLKIDKMKEIDHWLEQFKKIWESRFSQLDQVLLNLKSKENEI